One part of the Microlunatus elymi genome encodes these proteins:
- a CDS encoding ABC transporter permease, with translation MVFARYLGKKTLWYLLAFFIALLLNFFLPRIIPGSPVDAIVTKMAQGGGTTGEQLQVIYNNYIHQFGLDKPWYEQFLTYLKQLAHGNLGTSFAQYPASVNSIVGQALPWSIAIQLPAILVGWIVGNVIGAIGAFRGGWFDRGAFVGSLFMSAMPYYCLAIILLYLVGVTWGFLPVGGAYSPGMSPELSMTFISDAISYWWLPFWSLVIIFVGGQAVGMRSMAIYELGADYVNYGRGLGLRQGTMTRYVFRNAMLPQITGLALSIGTLVSGALITELVFSYPGIGSQLFDAIGANDYPVIQGITLIITVAVLAANFLVEIIYGLIDPRIRAAQVGER, from the coding sequence ATGGTCTTTGCTCGCTATCTCGGCAAGAAAACCCTGTGGTATCTGCTCGCGTTCTTCATCGCCCTGCTGCTCAACTTCTTCCTGCCCCGCATCATCCCGGGAAGTCCGGTCGACGCGATCGTGACCAAGATGGCGCAGGGCGGGGGGACCACGGGTGAACAACTGCAGGTGATCTACAACAACTACATTCACCAGTTCGGTCTGGACAAACCCTGGTACGAGCAGTTCCTCACCTACCTGAAACAGCTGGCACACGGCAATCTCGGCACCAGCTTCGCCCAGTATCCGGCCTCGGTGAACAGCATCGTCGGCCAGGCGCTGCCGTGGAGCATCGCGATCCAGTTGCCGGCGATCCTGGTGGGCTGGATCGTCGGCAACGTCATCGGTGCGATCGGCGCGTTCCGCGGCGGCTGGTTCGACCGGGGCGCCTTCGTCGGATCGCTCTTCATGTCGGCGATGCCGTACTACTGCCTGGCGATCATCCTGCTCTACCTGGTCGGCGTGACCTGGGGCTTCCTGCCGGTGGGCGGTGCCTACTCGCCCGGCATGAGTCCCGAGTTGTCGATGACGTTCATCAGTGACGCGATCTCGTACTGGTGGTTGCCGTTCTGGTCGCTGGTGATCATCTTCGTCGGCGGCCAGGCGGTCGGCATGCGGTCGATGGCGATCTACGAGTTGGGCGCCGATTACGTCAACTACGGCCGCGGTCTCGGGCTGCGGCAGGGCACCATGACCCGGTACGTGTTCCGCAACGCGATGCTGCCGCAGATCACCGGCCTGGCGCTGTCGATCGGCACCCTGGTCAGCGGTGCGCTGATCACCGAGTTGGTGTTCTCCTATCCCGGAATCGGCTCCCAACTGTTCGATGCGATCGGCGCGAATGACTATCCGGTGATCCAGGGGATCACGTTGATCATCACGGTGGCCGTGCTCGCCGCCAACTTCCTGGTCGAGATCATCTACGGGCTCATCGATCCCCGTATTCGCGCCGCACAGGTAGGAGAACGCTGA
- a CDS encoding ABC transporter substrate-binding protein: MTDPSSSGHGTDSGTSEMNVERWTNSWATNRRRFLALAGAGATGVILGSTVTACGSAAGNKNPGAKTSGAAKGRAGDAGETLFVAGFQWGPPTSFNPYSATPAWPTGGGQSQLIYETLLRWNILDGKLYAGLGKSMSMPDKYTIEVPLQEGTKWADGQDLTADDVVYTFELGKQAALNFSNVWTYLDKVEAKDPRTVAFTLKKNPYNPPTVKGALNSVLILPKHIWSKTSPDKIITVTNMEPVGSGPFKIGKADQTQVHLLRDDNYWGNTAYGKPPMKIVHHQIYKSNSDGDLALESGQVDASQQFTSQIWTMWEDKGKPVGTWLKEKPYYIPGNLPSVIFNLSKKGLDNVKVRKAFAYAINYGDIAKTAMSSYSDDAQASMIVPKGSEEKYFDASAVQANGWEYNPDKAEQILTDELKAKKGSDGIYSLPDGTKLGGWTISCPTGWSDWNTSCEIISKNLKAVGIDVKTNFPQAPTWTTAMQNGNFDLVHNTYTGVGPNSPWARYRDMLDNRGVPKIGKQAFYNYGRFSDSRVPALLDKAAAAANDQESIAAIRELDNIFRETIPVIPVMYRPLEFYEYNESNWTNFPDEKNPYAPPMWQGAGIQWLFKLKRVGS, encoded by the coding sequence ATGACTGACCCGAGCAGCTCCGGCCACGGCACGGACTCCGGAACCTCAGAAATGAATGTCGAACGCTGGACCAACTCCTGGGCCACCAACCGGCGCCGCTTCCTGGCTCTGGCCGGTGCCGGCGCGACCGGAGTGATTCTCGGTTCGACCGTCACCGCCTGCGGCAGCGCCGCCGGCAACAAGAACCCCGGCGCCAAGACCAGTGGTGCCGCCAAGGGACGCGCCGGTGACGCCGGCGAGACGCTCTTCGTCGCCGGTTTCCAATGGGGGCCGCCGACCAGCTTCAACCCGTACAGCGCCACTCCGGCCTGGCCGACCGGCGGCGGGCAGAGTCAGTTGATCTACGAGACCTTGCTGCGTTGGAACATCCTCGACGGCAAGTTGTACGCCGGCCTGGGCAAGAGCATGTCGATGCCGGACAAGTACACCATCGAGGTGCCGCTGCAGGAGGGCACCAAGTGGGCCGACGGCCAGGACCTGACCGCCGACGACGTCGTCTACACCTTCGAGCTCGGCAAGCAGGCCGCGCTCAACTTCTCCAACGTGTGGACCTATCTGGACAAGGTCGAGGCCAAGGACCCGCGCACCGTCGCCTTCACGCTGAAGAAGAATCCGTACAACCCGCCGACGGTCAAGGGCGCGCTGAACAGCGTGCTGATCCTGCCCAAGCACATCTGGAGCAAGACCAGCCCGGACAAGATCATCACCGTGACCAACATGGAGCCGGTCGGCAGCGGACCGTTCAAGATCGGCAAGGCCGATCAGACCCAGGTGCACCTGCTCCGCGACGACAACTACTGGGGCAACACGGCGTACGGCAAGCCACCGATGAAGATCGTTCACCACCAGATCTACAAGTCCAACTCCGACGGCGACCTCGCCCTGGAGAGCGGCCAGGTCGACGCCAGCCAGCAGTTCACCAGCCAGATCTGGACCATGTGGGAGGACAAGGGCAAGCCGGTCGGCACCTGGCTGAAGGAGAAGCCGTACTACATCCCGGGCAACCTGCCGTCGGTGATCTTCAACCTGTCCAAGAAGGGCCTGGACAACGTGAAGGTCCGCAAGGCCTTCGCGTACGCGATCAACTACGGCGACATCGCCAAGACCGCGATGAGCAGCTACTCCGACGATGCGCAGGCATCGATGATCGTGCCGAAGGGTTCGGAGGAGAAGTACTTCGACGCGTCCGCGGTGCAGGCGAACGGCTGGGAGTACAACCCGGACAAGGCCGAGCAGATCCTGACCGACGAACTCAAGGCCAAGAAGGGATCCGACGGGATCTACTCGCTGCCCGACGGCACCAAGCTGGGCGGCTGGACGATCTCCTGCCCCACCGGCTGGAGCGACTGGAACACCAGCTGCGAGATCATCTCCAAGAATCTCAAGGCGGTCGGCATCGACGTCAAGACCAACTTCCCACAGGCACCGACCTGGACCACCGCGATGCAGAACGGCAACTTCGACCTGGTCCACAACACCTACACCGGTGTCGGCCCGAACAGCCCGTGGGCCCGCTATCGGGACATGCTGGACAATCGCGGGGTACCGAAGATCGGCAAGCAGGCCTTCTACAACTACGGCCGATTCTCCGACTCCCGGGTGCCGGCGCTGCTGGACAAGGCGGCAGCGGCAGCCAATGATCAGGAGTCGATCGCGGCGATCCGCGAGTTGGACAACATCTTCCGTGAGACGATCCCGGTCATCCCGGTGATGTATCGCCCGCTGGAGTTCTACGAGTACAACGAGTCGAACTGGACGAACTTCCCGGACGAGAAGAACCCGTACGCGCCGCCGATGTGGCAGGGTGCCGGCATCCAGTGGTTGTTCAAGCTCAAGAGGGTTGGTAGCTGA